Proteins encoded within one genomic window of Episyrphus balteatus chromosome 1, idEpiBalt1.1, whole genome shotgun sequence:
- the LOC129907374 gene encoding protein snail, which yields MDKLNYSRCPLKKRPIMTQSVYTPLDNDEGPVDLSVATNKWIKMEQPSEPAHHEELAQRIFDETREIARAFPDVFTREEIARSLMRLGYGDMPIEDEQRPESIGSPESYIDTKPYYDSYNNNFSKTLVTDYSYSTPTDLSRGSPQSLENGSMYEDVSEPEDLSVKQSIQRRILGESNLRQDNKAPNDCYYQCHTCNKCYSTYPGLVKHQKQHHHCDSDYKVIHVEVPIEEKVMKPVQVPRYHCKDCGKSYSTFAGLSKHQQFHCPSAEGNQVKKVFSCKNCDKVYVSLGALKMHIRTHTLPCKCPICGKAFSRPWLLQGHIRTHTGEKPFTCQHCNRAFADRSNLRAHMQTHSDVKKYSCPTCTKTFSRMSLLGKHLQTGCRTTSPQNGGFYSNNSDFSGEESNGVGSYATLPTQEQLQQIVAERYYTPIKEEDHH from the exons atggataaattaaattatagcAGATGCCCGCTTAAAAAGCGTCCCATTATGACGCAAAGCGTCTATACACCTTTGGATAATG ATGAAGGTCCAGTGGATTTAAGTGTAGCAACAAATAAATGGATTAAAATGGAACAACCCAGTGAACCGGCTCATCATGAGGAATTAGCTCAACGAATATTTGACGAAACTCGAGAGATAGCTCGTGCTTTTCCAGATGTCTTCACGAGAGAAGAGATCGCACGAAGCTTGATGCGACTTGGTTATGGAGATATGCCAATTGAAGACGAACAAAGACCAGAGTCTATAGGATCTCCAGAATCCTACATAGACACTAAACCCTACTACGAcagttataataataatttttcaaagaccCTTGTAACGGATTACAGCTACAGTACGCCAACTGATCTTAGCCGAGGATCGCCACAATCTCTGGAGAATGGGTCGATGTATGAAGATGTCTCTGAACCTGAAGATCTTTCCGTCAAACAGTCGATTCAACGAAGGATTCTTGGAGAAAGCAATCTTCGTCAAGACAACAAAGCTCCCAATGACTGCTATTATCAGTGCCATACTTGCAACAAATGTTACTCCACTTATCCCGGATTGGTGAAGCATCAAAAACAACATCATCACTGTGACTCTGATTACAAAGTGATTCATGTGGAAGTGCCGATTGAAGAGAAGGTTATGAAGCCTGTTCAAGTTCCTCGATATCATTGCAAGGATTGTGGCAAGTCTTACTCAACTTTTGCTGGACTTTCGAAACATCAACAGTTCCATTGTCCCAGTGCGGAGGGTAATCAAGTGAAGAAGGTCTTCAGTTGTAAGAATTGTGACAAAGTTTATGTCTCATTGGGAGCTTTGAAGATGCACATTCGGACGCATACTTTACCCTGCAAATGTCCGATATGTGGTAAGGCCTTTTCTCGGCCATGGTTGTTGCAAGGACATATTCGGACGCATACTGGAGAGAAACCGTTTACCTGTCAACATTGTAATCGAGCGTTTGCTGATCGATCGAATTTGAGAGCCCATATGCAAACACATTCGGATGTGAAGAAGTATTCTTGTCCAACTTGTACGAAGACTTTTTCAAGGATGTCCTTGTTAGGGAAGCATCTTCAAACGGGATGTCGTACAACATCACCTCAAAATGGAGGTTTTTACAGTAATAATAGCGATTTTAGTGGAGAAGAATCGAATGGCGTTGGATCATATGCCACTTTACCTACACAGGAGCAGCTGCAGCAGATTGTCGCAGAGCGATATTACACACCTATTAAAGAAGAGGATCATCATTAG